One Thiocapsa sp. genomic window, GAATACCATCATGCTCGGCGGCTACCCGCTCGGTTTCTGGTTCGCCCAACAGGGATCCATCTACATCTTCGTCGCGCTGATCTTCATCTATGCCGTCTCGATGAATAAGCTCGACAACAAGTTCGACGTCGGCGAGGATTCGGGAAGCGGCACACCCTACCAATCCGGCAGCGACGGCATCCAGCCCGAGCAAGTCCACGCGCAACCGAGCAAGGCCGCGCAGTACTGGAGCGAGAATCTGCGTCTCCTCGCGATCCTGTTGACGATCTGGTTCGTGGTGTCCTTCGGCTTCGGCATCCTACTCGTCGAGCCCTTGAATGCCATCATGCTCGGCGGCTATCCGCTCGGTTTCTGGTTTGCACAACAGGGATCCATCTACATCTTTGTCGTCTTGATCTTCGTCTATGCGACAGCGATGAACCGTCTGGACAAAAAATATGACTTCGGCGAGGAATAGAGGCGCAACACTATGACATCACTTGAACTTTGGACTTACAGCATTGTCGGCGTGACCTTCTCGCTCTATATCGGGATCGCCGTTTGGGCCCGCGCGAAGACCACCGGTGACTTCTACGTCGCGGGCGGCGGCGTTCACCCGGTCGCCAACGGCATGGCGACGGCCGCGGACTGGATGTCGGCCGCATCATTTATCTCCATGGCCGGCATGATCGCCTTCGGCGGCTACGGCGGATCGGTCTTTCTAATGGGTTGGACAGGCGGCTACGTGCTGCTCGCACTGCTCCTGGCCCCATACCTGCGCAAGTTCGGTAAGTTCACGGTGCCCGAATTCATCGGTGATCGCTATTACTCGCAGACCGCGCGCGTCGTGGCCGTCGTCTGCCTGATCCTGGCATCGGTCACCTACGTCATCGGGCAGATGACGGGTATCGGTGTGGCTTTCTCCCGGTTCTTGGGCATCTCCTACGAGATGGGCATCTTGGCCGGCATGGGCATCGTCGCCATCTACGCCATCACCGGCGGCATGAAGGGCATCACCTACACGCAGATCGCGCAATACGTTGTTCTGATCTTCGCCTATACGGTGCCGGCAATCTTCATCTCGCTGAACCTGACCGGCAACCCGCTTCCCCAGCTTGGTCTGGGCGGCGAATATGCACGCGACGGCGTGGCCAGTGGTATGTCCCTGCTCGCGAAGCTCGATCAAGTCGTGACCGACCTCGGGTTCAAGGAATACACCACGCAGGTCATGGGCAGCTCGCTCAACATGTTCGTCTACACCCTGTCGCTGATGATCGGTACGGCCGGTCTCCCGCATGTCATCATCCGCTTCTTCACCGTTCCTAAGGTCAAGGACGCACGCTTTTCGGCCGGCTGGGCACTGGTCTTCATCGCGATCCTCTACACCACGGCACCCGCCGTCGGCGCCATGGCCCGCCTGAACCTGATGGATACCATCCAGGTCGGTCCGGTCGGCACCGAAACCGGAAACCTTGTCTACGACGAGCGTCCCGACTGGTTCAAGCGTTGGGAGGCCACCGGTCTGCTCAAGTGGGAGGACAAGAACGACGACGGCCGCATCCAGTACTACAACGATCAGAACGCGGAGTTCGCCGCGAAGGCCGAGGAGTTCGGCTGGAAGGGCAACGAGATGGTCACGGTCAACAACGACATCATGGTGTTGGCCAACCCCGAGATCGCCAATCTGCCGGCCTGGGTCATCGCCTTGGTCGTCGCCGGCGGTCTCGCGGCGGCACTCTCGACGGCGGCGGGATTGCTGCTGGCGATCTCCTCCTCGATCTCGCACGACCTGCTGAAGGGCGTCTTCATGCCCACCATCTCGGAGAAGAAGGAGCTCATGGCGGGGCGTCTGTCGATGATCGGCGCCATCATCCTGGCCGGATATCTGGGCATGAATCCACCGGGATTCGCGGCCGGAACCGTCGCCATTGCCTTCGGTCTCGCGGCCTCGTCGATCTTCCCTGCGTTGATGATGGGCATCTTTGCGAAGCGGATGAACTCGCTGGGTGCCGTCGCGGGCATGATCGGCGGCGTCACCATCACCCTGCTGTATGTGTTCCAGCATAAGGGCATCTTGTTCGTGAAGGGAACCGAGTTCCTGATGCCCGATCTGGGCATGGGTGCGAACTGGTTCTTCGGAATTACGCCCGAGGCGTTCGGTGCGATCGGCGCGGCGTTCAACTTCCTCATCGCCGCCGTGGTCTTCAAGTTCGCGGCACCGCCTCCGGAGCACATCCAGCACCTTGTCGAGGATGTGCGTATTCCGCGTGGCTCGGGAGTGGCAACCGGCCACTAATCGAGGACCGAGGTGCAGGTACTCGAAGCGCGATCACCGCCTGCACCTGATCGAATGCCCCGAGGCAAGGAGCTCTCGGGGCATCCTCGAGAGGTTTTCAGCCCCGCTTCGGCGGGGTTTTTCATTCGGACTGCGCCTGCCGAGCACGGCCAAGCCGCTGAGTCAGAACCAGGGTACCTCGCCATGAACATCGAGCTGATCGAAATCCGAGACTTCCTGGCCAGTCACCCGCCGTTCGCTCAACTGCCGCAGGACACGCTCGAACGCCTTCCACAGCGCCTTTCGGTGCGCTATTTTCGCCGCGGGACGCCCTTCCCGCCGGAAAACGCCGATCCGCCCTGCGTCTATCTCCTGCGCCGCGGCGCAGTGGAGCTGCGTGACGCCAACGGCGAGCTGGTCGGCAAGCTGGCCGAAGGCGATATGTGCGACATGATCTGTCGGTCCACACCCGAAAGTGGTCGATTTTTCGGCAACACCTCGGAAGACACCCTCGTCTACGCCCTGCCCTGCGCCGAGTTTGCGGATCTGCGCGAGCGGCACGCCGCATTCGGGGAGCATTTCGACCAATCCATTTCCAGTCGACTGCGCAAGGCGCTGGACATCATGGTGGATGCGCCGGCCGCCGGCACCGGCCTGATGACGGTGCAGATCGGCACTATGATCAACCGCACGCCGATCGTCGCGAACCCGGAGACAAGCATCCGCGAGGCCGCGCAGGTGATGTCCGAGCACCGTGTCTCGTCGCTTCTCATCATGGAAGGCGATCGGCTCGCCGGCATGATCACCGACCGCGATCTGCGCAGCCGCTGCGTAGCCGTCGGTCTGTCGACCGACCGACCGGTCCGCGAGATCATGACCGAGAAGCTGCAGACCGCGCAGGTCGACACCCTGGGTTTCCAGGCCCTGATCACCATGACACGCCTGAATGTGCATCATCTGCCGGTGCTGGACGGTCAGCGTGTCGCCGGCCTGATCTCGACAACCGACCTCACGCGCTTTCAAAGCGCCAACGCCGTGTACCTGGTGGGCGACATCCATCGCGCGGCATCGATCGAGACGCTGGTGCAGATCAGCTCCAAGATCCCCGAGCTTCAGGTCCACCTCATCAACGGGGGAGCGACCGCAAACCACGTCGGCCAGGCGATCAGCGCCATCACCGACGCCATTACGCAGCGCTTGATCGTGCTGGCGGAGGCGGACCTCGGCAGCCCGCCCGTCCCCTATGCGTGGATCGTCGGGGGCTCGCAGGCGCGCCGCGAGCAGTCTTCGCACTCCGACCAAGACAACGCCCTCCTGATCGCGGACCACGCCAAACCGGACGACGACGCCTACTTCGCCGCACTCGCCAAGATCGTGAACGACGGCCTCGACGCCTGCGGTTTCGTCTACTGCCCCGGCGATGTCATGGCCTCGAATCCGAAATGGCGCCAACCCCTTAGAATCTGGCACAAGTATTTCACCACTTGGATCCTCAAGCCCGAGCCCATGTCCCTGATGCTCGCAAACGTCTTTTTCGACCTGCGGGCCGTGCACGACCCGGAAAATCTCTTCCCCGAGTTGCAGGAGCGTGTCCTCGAGCGCTCCAAGGCGAACCGGATCTTCGTCGCCTACATGGTCGCAAACGCGCTCAAATACCGCCCACCCCTAGGATTTTTCCGCAACATCGTGCTGATCCAGGGCGGCGATCACGACCATACCTTCGATATCAAACACAAGGGCATCGTACCCATCGTCGACCTGGCGCGGATCTACGCACTCTCGGGCGGACTGCCCGAGACCAACACCATCGAACGCCTGAGCGCCGCCGCGGTGCATGGGACCTTAAGCAAAGACGGAGCGGCCAACCTGACCGACGCCATCGAGCTGGTCGGAACCCTGCGGATGCGCCATCAGGCCAATCAGCTCGCTCACGGGAAGAAGGCGGACAACTTTTTGTCGCCGGACGAGCTGTCTCCGCTGGAGCGCGGACATCTCAAGGACGCCTTTCTCCTGATCAACACCATGCAGGAGTCCCTCGGACAACGCTATCAAGCCGGCCGCTTCGCCTAGGCCCTGACCATGTCACGACTGCTCGATTGGCGCCGCCGCTGGCAACTGCGCCGAACCCCGCCGGGGCCCTTGCGCTCCTACCTGGAGCATCCGTTTCCGATGGCGAAAACGGACTATCGAGAGGTGGAGTATCTTGCCATCGATCTTGAAACGACCGGGCTGGACATCGCCAACGACCTGATCCTGAGCGTCGGCTATGTCGGGGTCCGAGGCGCATCCATCGACCTGTCGAGCGCACGCCATCGGGTTGTGCGGATCGATCGGTCCATCCCCGAGGCGACGGCGATCATCCATCAGATCACGGACGACGAGTCCGCCGAAGGCAGCGAGCTTGCCGACGTCCTCGAGGAGCTCCTCGAAACCCTGGCAGGCAAGGTGATGATTGCCCATCATGCACGCATCGAGCGCGGCTTCCTGAGCAACGCCTGCAAGCGACTCTGGCAGCGAGGACTCCTGATGCCGGTCGTGGATACCCAAGCCTTGGCCTATCGAACGTTCGAGCGCCGACAGACCCCGTTCAAGGCGTCCGATCTGCGCCTGCATGCGCTCGGGGATCGTTACAACCTGCCCCGTTACAGCGCGCACAATGCGCTGAGCGACGCACTGGCCTCGGCCGAGCTCTTCCTCGCCCAGGCCGCCTATCGAGACAACGGCCAGGGACTGCCTCTGCGGGATTTCCTGTGCTGAGACCCGAGCCCCGAGAAGACCTCTGCATCTGCCGGCTGGCTGCGCCCTAGCGGAGCGTTTACTATTAGCCGTTCGCGTCCGCCGGTACCTAAAGAACGAGTGCCGCGGGCCGGCACAGATCACTCCACCACCTCGAGGAGACAACAACCATGTCGGAAGAGAAGGTCTACCAGGTCCCTGCAGCCATCGCCGCGAAGGCCCACGTCAACGCGGAGCAGTATGCCGCCATGTACAAGCGGTCCATCGACGACCCGGAGGGCTTCTGGGCCGAGCAGGCCGAGACGTTCCTGACCTGGTCCAAGCCATGGGACTCGGTCATGGACTACAGCTTCCAGGCCGACGACCTGCACATCAAGTGGTTCGAAGGCGGCAAGCTCAACGTCTCCTATAACTGCCTGGATCGTCATCTGGCCACCCGCGGCGATCAGGTCGCCATCATCTGGGAAGGCGACAATCCCGAGGAAGACCGCAAGATCACCTATCGCGAGCTGCACGCCGAGGTCTGCAAACTGGCGAACGTGTTCAAATCGCGCGGCGTCAAGAAGGGCGATCGGGTCTGCATCTATCTGCCGATGATCGCCGAGGCGGCCGTCGCCATGCTCGCCTGTACCCGCATCGGCGCGGTGCATTCCATCGTCTTCGGCGGCTTCTCGCCCGACTCGCTGCGCGACCGCGTGCTCGACTCCGAGTGCAAGCTGGTCATCACCTCCGACGAGAGCGTGCGCGGCGGACGCCACATCCCGCTGAAGAAGAACGCCGATACGGCGATGCTGGAATGCCCGAATGTCGAGACCGTGGTCGTGGTGCGGCGCACCGGCGGCAAGGTCGAGTGGACCGAGGGTCGCGATATCTGGTACGACGAGGCAATCGCCGCCGCGTCCGCCGAGTGCGAGCCCGAGGAGATGGACGCCGAGGATCCGCTCTTCATCCTCTACACATCCGGCTCCACCGGCAAGCCCAAGGGCGTGCAGCACACCACCGGCGGCTATCTGGTCTACGCGGCCATGACCCACAAGTACACCTTCGACTATCAGGAAGGCGAGGTCTATTGGTGTACCGCCGACGTCGGCTGGGTCACCGGTCACACCTATATCGTCTATGGTCCGCTGGCCAACGGCGCCACCTCGCTGATGTTCGAGGGCATCCCGAACTACCCGGACATGTCGCGTTTCTGGGAGGTCATCGACAAGCACAACGTTGCCATCTTCTACACCGCACCCACCGCCATCCGCTCGCTGATGCGCGCCGGCGAGGAGCCGGTCAAGAAGACCTCGCGCAAGTCGCTGCGCATCCTCGGCTCGGTCGGCGAGCCCATCAATCCGGAAGCCTGGGAGTGGTACTATCGGGTGGTGGGTGACAATCGCTGCCCGATCGTCGACACCTGGTGGCAGACCGAGACCGGCGGTCATCTCATCACCCCGCTGCCGGGCGCAACGGCGCTCAAGCCAGGCTCGGCCACGCGCCCCTTCTTCGGCGTGGTCCCGGCGCTGGTCGACCCGGCTGAAGGCGTCCTGATCGAAGGCCCCGGCGAGGGCGCGCTTGTGTTGTCGCGTCCCTGGCCGGCGATGATGCGCACCCTGTATGGCGATCACGCGCGCTTTGCCGACACCTATTTCCGGCAGTATCCGGGGTATTACTTCACGGGTGACGGTGCGCGGCGCGACGCCGACGGCTATTACTGGATCACCGGTCGCATCGACGACGTTCTGAACGTCTCGGGGCATCGCCTGGGTACCGCGGAGATCGAGTCGGCGCTGGTGCTGCATCCGCATGTCGCCGAGGCGGCCGTGGTCGGCTACCCGCACGACCTCAAGGGTCAGGGCATCTACGCCTATGTCACCCCGATGTCCGGCATCGAGCCAACCGACGAGCTAAAAAAGGAGCTGGTGGCCATGGTGCGCGGCGAGATCGGTCCGATCGCCATCGTCGACATCATCCAGTGGGCGCCCAGCCTGCCCAAGACCCGCTCGGGCAAGATCATGCGCCGGATTCTGCGCAAGATCGCCGCCAACGAGATCGACTCGCTCGGCGACACCTCGACCTTGGCCGATCCGACGGTGGTGAACGATCTGATCGAGAATCGCCTCAACAAGTAAAGCGCGCGGTCGTCGCCTGCCGCGTGCGGCAGGGGCGATCGTCCAAGCGAAACGGTTCGCCGAACCGGACTCCGCGGCCATCGTTCTCGTCACCTGCGGGAGCGATGGCTGCGGGGCTGTGCATAGAATGTGAAATCACGGTCACTATGAGCTCGAGCTTCAGAGTCGGCGTCTTCGTCGATGCCGAGAATGTCCGCTACAACGGCGGTTTTCAGATGCGCTACGACGTGCTGCGACGCTTCGCCGCACGAGAAGGAGGCATCCTGCAACGATTGAACACCTACATGGCCTTCGACGCCGAGCGGGCTCGCGAGGACATGGAATACAAGAAGAAGGCGCAGACCTACCAACAGATGGTGCGGGACTTCGGCTGGAAGATCACCGTGAAGCTGGTCCGGCGCTATACTGACGAGAGCGGCAACGTCACCACCAAGGCCAACGCCGACCTCGACATGGCGGTCGATGCCATGTTGCAGGCCAACAAGCTCGATCAAGTCCTCTTGGTGACGGGCGACGGCGATTTTCTTCAGGTCGTCGAAGCGTTGCAGAACACCGGTTGCCGGGTCGAGTTGATGGGATTCAAGAACGTCTCCCGCCAACTTCAGCAACAGGTCGATGCCTACTATTCCGGATTCCTGATCCCCGATCTGTTGCCGATCTCCTACGAGCCGCGCAACGAATGGGGCAAGCCCGGATCCTGCGTACGCGGGGTCTGCACCAAATGGTTCGCGGACAAAGGCTACGGGTTTTTGAGGATCATGGACCGCATCTCACCATCGCTGTGGGTGACCGATCCACGGGAAGCCGATTCGCCTTACATCAGCGTCTTTTGCCACGTCAACGAGTTGGCCGACGATGTCACCGAGGACATGCTGATGAG contains:
- a CDS encoding DUF4212 domain-containing protein, whose translation is MQPEQVHAQPSKAAQYWSENLRLLAILLTIWFVVSFGFGILLVEPLNAIMLGGYPLGFWFAQQGSIYIFVVLIFVYATAMNRLDKKYDFGEE
- a CDS encoding sodium:solute symporter family protein — protein: MTSLELWTYSIVGVTFSLYIGIAVWARAKTTGDFYVAGGGVHPVANGMATAADWMSAASFISMAGMIAFGGYGGSVFLMGWTGGYVLLALLLAPYLRKFGKFTVPEFIGDRYYSQTARVVAVVCLILASVTYVIGQMTGIGVAFSRFLGISYEMGILAGMGIVAIYAITGGMKGITYTQIAQYVVLIFAYTVPAIFISLNLTGNPLPQLGLGGEYARDGVASGMSLLAKLDQVVTDLGFKEYTTQVMGSSLNMFVYTLSLMIGTAGLPHVIIRFFTVPKVKDARFSAGWALVFIAILYTTAPAVGAMARLNLMDTIQVGPVGTETGNLVYDERPDWFKRWEATGLLKWEDKNDDGRIQYYNDQNAEFAAKAEEFGWKGNEMVTVNNDIMVLANPEIANLPAWVIALVVAGGLAAALSTAAGLLLAISSSISHDLLKGVFMPTISEKKELMAGRLSMIGAIILAGYLGMNPPGFAAGTVAIAFGLAASSIFPALMMGIFAKRMNSLGAVAGMIGGVTITLLYVFQHKGILFVKGTEFLMPDLGMGANWFFGITPEAFGAIGAAFNFLIAAVVFKFAAPPPEHIQHLVEDVRIPRGSGVATGH
- a CDS encoding putative nucleotidyltransferase substrate binding domain-containing protein, giving the protein MNIELIEIRDFLASHPPFAQLPQDTLERLPQRLSVRYFRRGTPFPPENADPPCVYLLRRGAVELRDANGELVGKLAEGDMCDMICRSTPESGRFFGNTSEDTLVYALPCAEFADLRERHAAFGEHFDQSISSRLRKALDIMVDAPAAGTGLMTVQIGTMINRTPIVANPETSIREAAQVMSEHRVSSLLIMEGDRLAGMITDRDLRSRCVAVGLSTDRPVREIMTEKLQTAQVDTLGFQALITMTRLNVHHLPVLDGQRVAGLISTTDLTRFQSANAVYLVGDIHRAASIETLVQISSKIPELQVHLINGGATANHVGQAISAITDAITQRLIVLAEADLGSPPVPYAWIVGGSQARREQSSHSDQDNALLIADHAKPDDDAYFAALAKIVNDGLDACGFVYCPGDVMASNPKWRQPLRIWHKYFTTWILKPEPMSLMLANVFFDLRAVHDPENLFPELQERVLERSKANRIFVAYMVANALKYRPPLGFFRNIVLIQGGDHDHTFDIKHKGIVPIVDLARIYALSGGLPETNTIERLSAAAVHGTLSKDGAANLTDAIELVGTLRMRHQANQLAHGKKADNFLSPDELSPLERGHLKDAFLLINTMQESLGQRYQAGRFA
- a CDS encoding exonuclease domain-containing protein, whose protein sequence is MSRLLDWRRRWQLRRTPPGPLRSYLEHPFPMAKTDYREVEYLAIDLETTGLDIANDLILSVGYVGVRGASIDLSSARHRVVRIDRSIPEATAIIHQITDDESAEGSELADVLEELLETLAGKVMIAHHARIERGFLSNACKRLWQRGLLMPVVDTQALAYRTFERRQTPFKASDLRLHALGDRYNLPRYSAHNALSDALASAELFLAQAAYRDNGQGLPLRDFLC
- the acs gene encoding acetate--CoA ligase — translated: MSEEKVYQVPAAIAAKAHVNAEQYAAMYKRSIDDPEGFWAEQAETFLTWSKPWDSVMDYSFQADDLHIKWFEGGKLNVSYNCLDRHLATRGDQVAIIWEGDNPEEDRKITYRELHAEVCKLANVFKSRGVKKGDRVCIYLPMIAEAAVAMLACTRIGAVHSIVFGGFSPDSLRDRVLDSECKLVITSDESVRGGRHIPLKKNADTAMLECPNVETVVVVRRTGGKVEWTEGRDIWYDEAIAAASAECEPEEMDAEDPLFILYTSGSTGKPKGVQHTTGGYLVYAAMTHKYTFDYQEGEVYWCTADVGWVTGHTYIVYGPLANGATSLMFEGIPNYPDMSRFWEVIDKHNVAIFYTAPTAIRSLMRAGEEPVKKTSRKSLRILGSVGEPINPEAWEWYYRVVGDNRCPIVDTWWQTETGGHLITPLPGATALKPGSATRPFFGVVPALVDPAEGVLIEGPGEGALVLSRPWPAMMRTLYGDHARFADTYFRQYPGYYFTGDGARRDADGYYWITGRIDDVLNVSGHRLGTAEIESALVLHPHVAEAAVVGYPHDLKGQGIYAYVTPMSGIEPTDELKKELVAMVRGEIGPIAIVDIIQWAPSLPKTRSGKIMRRILRKIAANEIDSLGDTSTLADPTVVNDLIENRLNK
- a CDS encoding NYN domain-containing protein, which encodes MSSSFRVGVFVDAENVRYNGGFQMRYDVLRRFAAREGGILQRLNTYMAFDAERAREDMEYKKKAQTYQQMVRDFGWKITVKLVRRYTDESGNVTTKANADLDMAVDAMLQANKLDQVLLVTGDGDFLQVVEALQNTGCRVELMGFKNVSRQLQQQVDAYYSGFLIPDLLPISYEPRNEWGKPGSCVRGVCTKWFADKGYGFLRIMDRISPSLWVTDPREADSPYISVFCHVNELADDVTEDMLMSRETVLEFYLNESDQKDNGLVASNVRLAFSVNR